One window from the genome of Dolosigranulum savutiense encodes:
- a CDS encoding DUF1538 domain-containing protein — translation MNILTQKFREVLQAVIPTYSLVLLIHFFIVDLPKEALLAFSVGTLFIMAGMTIFLTGVDLAITPIGEQMGKGIARSNKVSIVIIFGFVLGFLIAASEPSINVLGQEIADVSGGAVNAMAIVGVVSVGLAIMIVIGLLRIVYDWSLIKILMIVYSLVFIMAIFTTEEFISISFDASGATTGAITVPFVLAMASGVANLKKGTSQSNNDSFGLVAIASVGAIIAVMLFNLIAPIGELAGSLSIEVDAGTPLRTRYVSVFIDQLKDVFITIMPIVGLFYVYQKFKLQVPKRVLHKIWIGSVYVYAGLVIFLTGVNAGFMDIGRIIGQRIASEMMYIELAVVGAVMGIVTILAEPATNILTTQIEDVTSGAIKRRPILIALTSGVGSAIFLAVLRMLIPGLKLWHILLPGYAIAIGLMFIVPKIFVGMAFDAGGVATGPITATFILAFIQGAADTIPTASVMIEGFGMIAMVALMPILTLQLLGFIYELKRQRTTSTS, via the coding sequence GTGAATATATTAACGCAAAAATTTCGTGAGGTACTGCAAGCAGTTATTCCAACGTATAGTTTAGTTTTACTTATCCATTTTTTTATTGTTGATTTACCTAAAGAGGCACTACTTGCATTTTCTGTCGGCACTCTTTTTATTATGGCGGGAATGACCATTTTCTTGACGGGAGTTGATTTAGCTATCACTCCAATTGGTGAGCAAATGGGAAAGGGGATTGCCAGGTCAAATAAAGTTAGTATTGTTATTATATTTGGTTTTGTGCTAGGTTTTTTAATTGCGGCATCTGAGCCTAGTATTAATGTGTTAGGACAGGAAATTGCTGATGTATCCGGTGGTGCTGTCAATGCCATGGCGATTGTAGGTGTTGTCTCAGTGGGATTAGCCATCATGATTGTTATTGGCTTGTTGCGAATTGTGTACGACTGGTCATTGATTAAAATACTTATGATTGTTTATAGTTTAGTATTTATAATGGCAATTTTTACTACAGAAGAATTTATTTCGATTTCCTTTGATGCATCCGGTGCAACAACAGGTGCCATTACGGTACCATTTGTACTCGCGATGGCTTCAGGTGTGGCTAACTTGAAAAAAGGGACTTCACAATCAAATAATGATAGTTTTGGTTTAGTGGCGATTGCTTCTGTTGGAGCTATTATAGCTGTGATGCTCTTTAATTTAATTGCCCCAATTGGAGAACTTGCCGGTTCATTGTCTATTGAAGTGGATGCGGGTACCCCTTTACGTACACGCTATGTATCCGTCTTTATAGACCAGTTGAAAGATGTATTCATAACGATTATGCCAATCGTTGGATTATTTTATGTTTACCAAAAATTCAAGCTCCAGGTGCCTAAGCGAGTATTGCATAAAATTTGGATAGGATCAGTATATGTCTATGCGGGGCTCGTTATTTTCTTAACAGGGGTGAACGCTGGTTTCATGGATATTGGTCGGATTATTGGCCAGCGTATTGCCAGTGAGATGATGTATATTGAATTAGCTGTTGTTGGAGCTGTGATGGGAATAGTAACAATACTTGCTGAACCGGCAACAAACATTTTAACCACTCAAATTGAAGATGTTACTTCAGGAGCGATTAAGCGCCGTCCGATATTAATTGCCCTAACGTCTGGTGTGGGCTCAGCTATTTTCTTAGCTGTCTTACGTATGTTAATTCCTGGATTAAAATTGTGGCATATTTTATTGCCGGGTTATGCTATTGCAATTGGATTGATGTTTATTGTCCCCAAGATATTTGTCGGTATGGCGTTTGATGCAGGTGGTGTAGCTACGGGCCCGATTACAGCAACTTTCATTCTGGCTTTTATCCAAGGAGCTGCTGATACCATTCCAACGGCTTCCGTTATGATTGAAGGATTCGGGATGATTGCAATGGTAGCTTTAATGCCTATTTTGACGTTACAACTATTAGGATTTATCTATGAACTGAAGCGGCAACGCACGACTTCAACCTCTTAA
- a CDS encoding OsmC family protein, translating to MGVELTWQSDLVFRAADQADGHTVQLDVGHPISGTHNGQTPVEVLLSSLGGCMGISLMTTLRNYETAVESLTLELEAHKADNLPNRIESIDLVVHIVTDIPKNRIERALQLSHDKYCTISNTINADIQITLICNGKIIERRETDNE from the coding sequence ATGGGAGTTGAATTAACATGGCAGTCGGACTTGGTATTTAGAGCGGCTGACCAAGCAGATGGGCATACGGTGCAACTAGATGTAGGACATCCCATTAGTGGGACACATAACGGCCAAACACCGGTCGAAGTATTGCTCAGTTCATTGGGTGGTTGTATGGGAATTTCCTTGATGACAACTTTAAGAAATTACGAAACAGCCGTTGAATCATTGACATTGGAACTTGAAGCCCATAAAGCAGATAATCTACCGAATCGCATCGAATCAATTGATTTAGTAGTTCATATTGTCACTGACATTCCAAAAAATCGTATTGAGCGCGCTTTACAATTAAGTCATGACAAGTATTGTACTATTTCTAATACAATTAATGCTGATATTCAAATAACATTGATTTGTAATGGAAAAATTATTGAAAGGAGAGAGACCGATAATGAATAA
- a CDS encoding metallophosphoesterase: MFWIIIVAIVLLGIYFFYQNRFINVTAYKLTVANLPTDLRGKKIVHISDLNFRANMNNGFVNTILSKIEKQEPDMIVVTGNTIYSTVEYLEETPVKEFFESLCQKAPTYVVTGNHDIENIGFDELGQLLVESGAHLLIDDAVYATFKNEQPHDGLVLMGFAERGDMNNIADPYLKNIELDAEMIDKPKILLAHHPEYFDKYLEDAAKAPDLTFSGHTLGGQIVLPYFGGLITTTQGLLPAYDYGLFVADDQPTKRMIVTRGMGNASIPVRLNNRIEIVTVILN, encoded by the coding sequence ATGTTTTGGATTATTATCGTTGCGATTGTGCTACTAGGAATTTATTTTTTCTATCAAAATCGCTTTATTAACGTAACTGCGTATAAATTAACAGTAGCCAATCTACCAACCGATTTACGTGGGAAGAAAATTGTCCATATTTCAGATTTGAATTTCCGAGCGAATATGAATAATGGATTTGTCAATACAATTTTATCAAAGATTGAAAAACAAGAACCAGATATGATTGTGGTGACGGGGAATACAATTTATTCTACTGTGGAATATTTGGAAGAGACACCGGTGAAGGAATTCTTCGAGAGTCTTTGTCAGAAAGCCCCTACGTACGTTGTGACAGGAAATCATGATATTGAAAATATAGGCTTCGATGAATTAGGACAATTGTTAGTTGAGAGTGGCGCTCATTTATTAATTGATGATGCAGTTTATGCAACTTTCAAGAATGAACAGCCACATGATGGGCTTGTATTGATGGGCTTTGCTGAACGTGGTGATATGAATAATATTGCTGATCCGTATTTAAAAAATATCGAGTTAGATGCAGAGATGATTGATAAACCTAAAATATTATTAGCACATCATCCTGAGTATTTTGATAAGTACTTGGAAGATGCCGCTAAAGCACCTGATTTAACGTTTTCAGGGCACACATTGGGCGGACAAATTGTCTTACCTTACTTCGGGGGATTGATAACGACCACTCAAGGATTACTACCGGCCTATGACTATGGTTTGTTCGTAGCTGATGATCAACCGACAAAGCGAATGATCGTTACCCGAGGGATGGGAAATGCTTCGATTCCAGTACGTTTAAATAATCGGATTGAAATTGTAACTGTTATTTTAAATTGA
- a CDS encoding GNAT family N-acetyltransferase, with protein MNKINYRPIQVSDYDGLQVLLQNEWYSHYVAKDREITQAFVQLDLHNCLMKSSFGYVAVMNDEIVGVILGRIQANAPKLAMVTQDITANILTLITEESPIVAELAQIFQNRHSANQAMKHKITSHYEAEAVLFIVSAANRGKGIGSGLWQLIQEEFKQQHIERYCLFTDKWCNYGFYDYKGLQRIESYTVNENTSEPTHFLYEGEVH; from the coding sequence ATGAATAAGATAAACTATCGTCCGATTCAAGTGAGTGATTATGATGGGCTACAGGTATTATTACAAAATGAATGGTATAGCCATTATGTAGCGAAAGATCGAGAAATAACGCAAGCCTTCGTTCAATTAGATTTACATAATTGTCTAATGAAGTCATCATTTGGCTATGTTGCTGTTATGAATGATGAAATTGTAGGGGTCATTTTAGGCCGCATTCAAGCTAACGCACCTAAGTTAGCAATGGTTACTCAAGATATTACTGCTAATATTCTGACACTGATAACAGAAGAATCACCGATAGTGGCTGAATTAGCTCAAATTTTTCAGAACCGACATAGCGCCAATCAAGCAATGAAACATAAAATAACTAGCCATTATGAGGCCGAAGCTGTTTTATTTATTGTATCAGCCGCAAATCGAGGCAAGGGAATTGGTTCAGGTTTATGGCAACTTATCCAAGAAGAGTTTAAGCAACAGCATATAGAGCGTTATTGCTTATTTACGGATAAATGGTGTAATTATGGTTTCTATGACTATAAAGGGCTCCAGCGCATAGAAAGTTATACCGTTAACGAAAATACATCTGAACCAACACACTTCCTCTATGAAGGGGAGGTCCACTAG
- a CDS encoding aminopeptidase — MLDNFDQLIKKYANLIVTTGINVQEGHTVHLSVSVDNAQLGRAITKAAYEKGAREVIVDWSDDPLSRLSFEYQSKETLTDVPDYRIEKMNYLLKHGASRVGIISSDPDNLNGIDGEKIAAAQKANAEALKPMREASQANKISWTLGAAASPEWAAKVFPDLETEEEQVDALWDAIFKAIHLYDEDPVATWAKKDKTLTNKADELNDEQFVALHYSAPGTDLTIGLPDGHRWEGAGSDNVRGERFMANMPTEEVFTAPDANRVDGKVVSTKPLSYAGSVIEGMEFEFKDGKVVSFSADKGQDVIEKLLEQDEGASRLGEVALVPHESPISQSGLTFFNTLFDENASNHVALGSAYAFSLEGGTEMSEDELKEAGLNRSTTHVDFMIGSADMDIDGIKKDGTRIPIFRNGTWA; from the coding sequence GTGCTAGATAATTTTGATCAATTAATTAAAAAATACGCTAATTTAATTGTAACAACAGGGATTAACGTTCAGGAAGGACATACTGTTCACTTGAGTGTCTCGGTAGATAATGCACAGTTAGGCCGTGCAATTACGAAAGCTGCTTACGAAAAAGGCGCACGTGAGGTTATTGTTGATTGGAGCGACGACCCACTATCTCGTTTAAGCTTCGAGTACCAATCAAAAGAGACGCTAACTGATGTGCCCGACTACCGGATTGAAAAAATGAATTACCTGTTAAAGCATGGAGCAAGTCGTGTTGGAATTATTTCCAGCGATCCGGATAACTTAAATGGTATCGATGGTGAAAAGATTGCAGCCGCTCAAAAAGCAAATGCAGAAGCATTAAAACCAATGCGAGAAGCTTCTCAAGCGAACAAAATTAGTTGGACGCTGGGTGCTGCTGCTTCACCAGAATGGGCTGCCAAAGTATTCCCTGACTTAGAGACTGAAGAAGAGCAAGTAGATGCTCTCTGGGATGCGATTTTTAAAGCCATTCATCTATACGACGAAGATCCTGTCGCAACTTGGGCGAAAAAAGATAAAACCTTAACGAACAAAGCAGATGAGCTTAATGATGAACAATTTGTAGCTCTTCACTACTCTGCCCCTGGTACTGACTTAACTATCGGCTTGCCTGATGGTCACCGTTGGGAAGGTGCCGGTAGCGACAATGTTCGTGGCGAACGCTTCATGGCCAACATGCCAACTGAAGAAGTCTTCACGGCACCGGATGCTAATCGAGTTGACGGAAAAGTTGTCTCTACGAAGCCACTAAGCTATGCTGGCTCTGTCATTGAAGGCATGGAATTCGAATTCAAGGATGGAAAAGTTGTCTCCTTCTCTGCTGACAAGGGGCAAGATGTTATAGAAAAATTACTTGAACAAGATGAAGGAGCATCACGCCTCGGTGAAGTGGCGCTCGTACCGCATGAGTCCCCTATTTCACAGTCTGGTTTAACTTTCTTCAATACATTGTTCGATGAGAATGCTTCAAACCACGTTGCTCTAGGTTCAGCTTACGCATTCAGTCTCGAAGGTGGGACCGAGATGAGCGAGGACGAATTAAAAGAAGCTGGCTTGAACCGTTCAACGACACACGTTGATTTTATGATCGGCTCAGCTGATATGGATATCGATGGTATTAAAAAAGATGGTACGCGTATTCCAATTTTCCGCAATGGAACTTGGGCCTAA